One window of Pseudomonas sp. ML2-2023-3 genomic DNA carries:
- the rnhB gene encoding ribonuclease HII: MQIGLDFNLVEDLVAGVDEVGRGPLCGAVVTAAVILDPNRPIAGLNDSKKLTEARREKLYDEIREKALSWCIARAEVEEIDELNILHATMLAMQRAVEGLSITPKLAMIDGNRCPKLTMPSEAVVKGDSKVPAIAAASILAKVSRDREMAAFELQYPGYGIGGHKGYPTAVHLEALERLGPTPIHRRSFGPVRRAYEALEGLAKV; encoded by the coding sequence ATGCAAATCGGGTTGGATTTCAATCTGGTCGAAGACCTCGTGGCCGGTGTCGACGAAGTGGGGCGCGGCCCATTGTGCGGCGCTGTCGTGACGGCGGCCGTTATTCTTGATCCCAACCGGCCTATAGCCGGGCTCAACGACTCGAAAAAACTCACCGAGGCCCGTCGCGAAAAGCTGTACGACGAAATCCGTGAAAAGGCTTTGAGCTGGTGTATTGCCCGGGCCGAAGTTGAAGAAATCGATGAGCTGAATATTTTGCACGCCACGATGCTGGCCATGCAGCGCGCTGTCGAAGGGCTGAGCATTACCCCTAAACTGGCGATGATCGACGGCAATCGCTGCCCCAAGCTGACAATGCCTTCAGAGGCCGTGGTGAAGGGCGATAGCAAGGTGCCTGCGATTGCGGCAGCATCGATTTTGGCCAAGGTCAGTCGTGACCGTGAAATGGCTGCCTTTGAGCTGCAATACCCGGGCTATGGGATTGGTGGACACAAGGGGTATCCAACGGCTGTTCACCTCGAAGCGCTTGAACGTCTGGGCCCGACACCGATTCACCGGCGTTCGTTTGGCCCGGTTCGTCGTGCGTATGAGGCGCTTGAAGGTCTTGCCAAGGTTTAG